CGGAGCATTTTTATTAACACATCTAAGAAACACAGAAGAGGATATCCTTTTGGCTAACGAGGACATATTGGAAGATTTAGATACTTTGGCTGAGAATGCTGATCTTGAACGATTCTATCTTTCTGTTTACTATCTTTACTATGATCGCCCAAATATCTGCACGCAGTTTTGGCTAGACAAAGACTCCAATGCGTATGGGTTTTTGAAATGGGCTTCAGTCTGCAACTCGCCTTTGATTAGTTCCACTTACTGCCTGATGTTATCCGGACTATCTTCAGGAGAAGCAAACAGCGTTGAGAcattcaacttcttgaCTCAACAAAACTCACAGAATATTGTCTCCGGCCCTGGACTTAATTCACGTATTAGTTGGAAAACAATTTATGAGGCACTGAACTATTATAACAAGGCATTACTAGAGAATGGCTCCAACAGTATAACTCCTGGAGTGTtttctcaaaattttcaagaatcaGTGATCCCAGAATTAGGAGAAGACTCAGTCATCTTTATTGCCGGATATTTTCAGTTAATCTCATCTATTGCAAACAATAGTGAAATCACCAAGCTAAAATTATTTGAAAATGACTTGCTTAAGATGctgtttgaatttttggagTCTGCTACTCAAATCACCGCTCCTACATTGCTAGTTCTACGCTCATTGATCGGAACAAACATAGAAAGCAGGCATACCATTTGGAGAGCTATCGATAATTGGATTTTTAATTTTCCTATGAATAGGCATTACCTTAGCAGTACGAAGAGTTTTGTGGCTAAGGATGTGTTTTTCTTATCTCTCAGAACATTTGACGAAATTAATGCTTTTGTTGGCCTAATTGAAGCATTGTTAAGACCAGTCCAAACAGAAGACACGACGCTGTTAGATCTGACTTTTCCATTTGATTTGGGGTCAACAACTCGAAAGAATGGAGTATGGTCTTACCTGGAATTCTTTGCTGAGGAATTACTGGTCAATTCCAATAAAGATCTTCTTGCCCCAAAGAGTCGTATCGCACTTCAGACCTCGTTATTAAAATGTTTTAAGCATTGTCTAACGTTTTTCGATAATCAAGTTATTATTAGTGCTCAAGTGTGTGGCCTACAGAATCTCAACTCCATCGTCAAATGCAAGGATTTTTTTAAGTTCATAAGCAACGAACCAGGATCAATTGTTACGTATTACTTGTACgagaaaaaagtttatGATGTTCTCCTCGATATTGCTTCATTGGGAATCGATGAATTAACGGTTAAAAATGAGTCTAGCAAAGAGGCAAAATTACTTTACTTGAGTTTAGAAGTTATTGATCTGTTATTAGAAAAAGAACCATTATATCTTGATGAAGTTGTtccattgatgaagaaatcaaacaTGGATCTTGGTACTCGAGGATTGAGTTCTTTTTATGATACATTTTTGTTCAGGCTACCTGTTTTGATTCACATTGGTCTTTATATTGGATCGCAACACTTATCAATCGCAAGAAAATCACTACAAATCCTTAGTAAGATATCACTGTCTCCACAGTTCTCTGCTGGTTCTTCCTTCTCATCCGTGGTGAAAAAGAATCGACTACTTTctacttttgaaactgtGGACGAATCAATTAGACTCCGCAATTCCATAATTGATCAGTTGGAGAACCCAAATTCTTTGGCATtaaagattgaaattttagaaTTTCTGAACAACAACTTGAGCTCTGCAGAGTCTACTGTTTCTCATTTTTTTATTGGTTTTGATACCAGAAATTCTTTAGGATTGGGTAATACCCAGGACCTCGGAACTATTGCGTCCACAAGATCGACACTTAAAACCTTAGTATTAATACTGGTAGATACTTTGGAAGTGTTAACAGAAGGCAAGAACATTCCCTACAATGCGATTAGAATCCTGAAATTaatttttgatattgtGTTGCGACTGTTAAAAAATTCCAACACGTCCAGCTTGATTACAGGTTTCCTGAGAAACGATCTGcctttcaattttttcaagaaaataTGTATTTTTGAACCGAAAATTGACGTCCAAACACAATGGGATGGTCTATTGCTCGATCCAGCTCTGTCGCTATCAAACACTTTCATCTGTGAAAGTTACGGAGCAGGCGCATTGCTTGCCTTTATTAGTCAGAGAGCGTTGTTGCTTGAGCTTTTATCGCTTGAGCTGCACAATATAGCGTCCACTGGATCTATTTCTGCAAGAAAGAGCTATGTTGATCCGCTAATTGGATCAAGTGAACTCAATCATGGATTCCCAAGAATCTTGgattttttggatttcttgaacttgaatctTGTCAATAAACTGGACCCATTAGATAGTTATTATCGCCGTTTTGACTTTGATTACATTCTGAAAACATTGAAGCTTAAAACGATTACACTAGATGGTGATGAACGCAAGAGCATTTTTGAATTAAATTCGTTGAACCAAATGGTAGAATTGGTTCATTTGGAAGAAGGCGACAAATCTTCATCTACGTTCGAAGAACGACGAAACTATCTGGTTAACTATTTCTCCAACAGCATTTTCTACACTAATTTTAAGGAACAACAATTCAGGACGCTCCATGCATGGGTTACTCTGGTCCAGATTATTGTTAATGAAGGTAATTTAACACACGCGGAAAGATCAAACTTTATCCTGGAAGTATTTCAATCCATTGTGCCCAGAATCAACGATTATATTGACATCGATATTCAGTACACAGAGGAACTAATGACATTGGTGTTACTGTTGGTGGATTCGTATGAAAAGGACCGAAAATCATTTTTCACTAATAATGAGACGAGTGAGACCACAAACTCACTTATTGATTCATCTAGGCTTTATCCTTTGTTTAAGATTTCAATCGACACAATACTAAGTCCGTTGTCCACCGGAATGCTTAGATCCAAAGCCTATGTGTTGATTAGCAAATTCCTCAACTATTCAGAAATTAATAAGGGAGTTTGTACGGAAGCATTGATATCTATTCGGTCACACGATGCAAAACTTTTATCGTTGGTTTGTAATGACTCTATCATGGGCGAAGGTGAACCTCGCATTACTTCTATGCTGTTGCTTGATGCATTAGTAAAGATATCATCgagatttgaaaagaattcGTTACAAAGCAATTTTGTGATGGACCATATGATTAAAACCaacttttttttgatgCTGATTCGAAGCATCAAACGAACTGACGAAATATTTGGTTTGTgcttttccaagaaaggACCTACAAAAGTCCCTTTGGATGTTCTTCTATACGAGTTAACTGCTTTCAAAACTACGATATACTTCTTGATTCGAGTCGccaaaacaaaaacagGAGCACAGCAGCTTGTGAATGGAGACGTCTTTGGGGTGATAAAAGGCTGCAAATTCCTTTCTATTGATCCAGACTTGGGTGTGGAGTTGCAATTGGTGGAAAATCATGATCAGACTGTCAGGCTCCGCCTTTCGCTGGATTCACCATTGAACGTTTCGTCAGCTGTAGGAGACAAAATTTCTTATTTTGAGTTGCTTGTGCCTGTTTTTCAACTCACTTTGGCTGTTGTCATATCTCTAGCAGGTACCAACCAAAATGCAGTCAACCAAGTTCAAGGAGTTATGAAgcatttcaaaactttggtAGTTGGTGTTCTGAAAAGAGAAGTCctgattgaaaaagaagccTCCCAGGCTCCAAATCCAGAAAATTATCAAGGGTTGAAACAGTTATCTTTGCTGTTCACCCAATTAAACAGCATTTTGTAGTTTACGTAACATACCCACCCACCTTATTAATGAACTCTCAGAAACTACATTATAGGCGATTTCGCGGAGTACGAACCCACCCACCAAACTTTACTTTACGAGATCTCCTGGAATAGAACTTCAGAGCCCAACTGAACGCTCAACTCCTCATGTATATCCCTTCAGAGTTGGCAAAGCCTTTGAACATTCAGAAGCCCACTGCTTCTCAGTACAATACTTTTCTCAATAACAATTTACTTCCGATACAATCGCTGGACCAAAATGTTCTCTTTATGGTCGACGATGAAGAGTTTCAGTTCACCCATGTCGATGGGGTATATCATCCTGATTTGGCAATTAGAATATCACGGACGTCACTTTTAGCCCAAGATCCAAGCACATATGTGGCGATTAGCAAGTGGGTGGTGTATAACCTTCGAAAGTTTCATAATACTAGCGGACCTGCATCCCAAGATCCCATTACCAATCCGGTGAAGTTACCTCCTGAAAGTGAAGATCCTGGAACTCTGCCATTCGGGTGTACACTTAACCCACTTGTCAGTGACCATTTTCAGCCAGTCCATCTAACTCCTGGCTGCGTGAGCTGCATCGCTGAATTTTCTGAACTTCCAGCCCCAACCTTAACTAATGGTACTGGCTCCTCCAAAGGCCTCGGTAGATTGTGGTCGCGGGGAGGTGGGTCAAGGACTTCTAATTCACCTGGGCCCACCGATACCAGCAGCAGCGTCAGTGGAATGGCCCATGTTAACGCCAATTTACCACCTAGTCACAATGCCCGAACGAGAAGCTCAACGTTGTGTTCTTCGCTGAATAGTGCCAATAATTCTACCTACAGGTTGTTGGAATCTCGTACTAATCTCAACCCACCCAAATCATCAATCATGAGATCAGGCTCAACTTACATCTCCAAGGTCTCCACCACGGATGGTGTTGCCAAAAAATTAAATGCTTTCAATTCGTTTCTCATTAGTGGCCACGGAAGGGTTCTCAACATCGTTAACCTGTCCGATGACCATAAGACAATGGACGTCGAAGTGCCGCTCATTCGTGTCTTTGTTAACCATGGTGTTGTTACCTGTTTAGATCACAAGGCATATGTGATGTCAAATCAGAGAAACCTGGATATCTTAGTAGGTTATTCTACCGGTGACATACTATGGTTCAATCCTTTCAAGATGAAGTACTCTCGATTCAATAAAAAGGGTCATCTAATTCATGAACCTGTTATGTCGATTTGCTGGTCAACTGACGGACAGTTCATCATAGCAGGATTTTCCAATGGAGAGGTtttattcttcaatagaGATTTGGAGGATTGTGACGATATTTCTCAGCGGCGTAATTCGCCGAATCTTGATAACTCTGATACGGCAGACACAGACACTGAGAACGAGTTAAAAACATCAATAACAATTACCAACACAACTCCTGCTTCGTCTACCCCAATGGCTTCACGTTCTGTTACTTCTCCTTCCCCTTCTCCTGCCCCTTCCCCTGCTTTCATTAGAGTACATGTCAGCTATAAAAACCAGAGTGACGAAAACCCTGTGTCTCATTTTCAGCTCTCAGAAAAGTCAATAACAAGTATTCAGCAACATCCACTTTACGAGAATTAgttttttttgtcttcaGACGATTCCAGTATAAAAATGGTTGACGTCCTCAAGGAAACTGTAACTGATATCCACACCTCGTATTATGGAGGCATCTTATCCATGAAAATCACAAAAGATGGAAAGTATCTGTTTGCATCATCTCAGGATGATTTCATAAGTGTCTATGAACTATTGTTTGTTACCAATATGTCATACACATGCGCAGGAAGTCCCATCCACGGAAACTTACGGCTAGTAGCCCGCCTAGAGGGCCAGGCTTCATGGGTAAGGGACATTCAAGTTGATTGCCAAAAGTCGTCGTTAGGCCTTCTGTACCGTATTGGAGCAGTTGGAGACGACGGAAGAATTGTGTTCTACGAATTTCAACCCAAGAATTTACCGAATGTTCACAAACAGGCCTCTACTCACTCTACTTACCACCATCATAGAACCCAAACATCGAAGAGTTTAGCAGCTAGGTCACCTTCACCGCCACCCGTGGCGAACGGTACGTTCCTCTCTATACCCCGTAAGCCTATGCACCATCGTCATTCAAATTCAGTGACATCCATATCCTCACAGCATCAATCACTTTTAGGGTTGATCAAGAGCACATCCCATGTTTCTGATCAACGTATTCCCCCCGGCAACGCAAGTGACACTGCATTTGAAGCCAGTTTTTGTTGCAAGGTTAACCTTTTAACTGGCGAAACCCCCTTAGTTCACTCTGTCCGAGGACTAAGGGACATTCCTATTATACAACCGATTGGTAGCAGTGATGTGAAACTGGGACGTTTAGCAGGTCTAGTGTTCCAAAAAAATTACGTCTGGGTGTTCTCAGCCGGAGGGGATTTGTTGAGATGGAAGCGTCCTGGTGAAAAAATTGACCCACTATAAGCGGTAAGTCTCATCTTGATTCCGACGATTTAGTTATCCTTTTACATATAGACCCATTTCATAGACATTTTCAACGGTAACAACCAGCATCTAGATAGTAATGGGTGAGGGACCAAGCTTCTACATATTGCTCGATTTTCAGCACTCCGCATTTTATCTTTCACATGCCTTTTCGGCTACTTCTTGCATATGACAATTGCCCCAGATGTCTCTCTATATAAAGACTAAAGGTGCTCCATCTCTTTTCAGTTATAGTAAACAGGGATGGAAAGACTTTCACAACTAAGAAAACATTTGGCAGGTGATGATCCTGTAGAACGGTTAACGGCAAAGAACTCTGATGATGTAGTAATTGTTGCCGCCTTCAGAACTGCTGTTACAAAAGGTGGAAAGGGCAAGTTTAAGGATGTGAATTCGGATGTGTTGCTTCAGAAGTTGATCGAAGGATTGTTCGAACAAAAACTGCCTCCTGGATTTGATAAAAGCCTGATTGAAGAAGTGACGGTAGGAAACGTTTTGAATCCTGGTGCTGGTGCTAATGAACATAGAGCCGCCATGTTGGCAGCTGGAATTCCTAGCTCTGTTCCATTTTTGGCAATCAACAGGCAGTGTTCTTCAGGGCTAATGGCTGTCAATGATGTTGCAAATAAGATTCTCGTTGGTCAGATCGCCTGTGGGCTAGCGGCCGGTGTTGAAAGTATGTCAAGCAACTATGGACCATCAGCTATGCCTAAAGTATCTAAATCAGTATTAAAACATCCAGAGGGAGCCAAATGCATGATTCCCATGGGAATAACTAATGAAAATATCAACTCCAAGTTTGGCATCTCCAGAACAGCCCAAGATGAATTTGCTTCGAATTCTTACcaaaaagctgaaaaagcAGTCCGTGAGGGTCAGTTCAGAGAGGAGATTATTCCCATCCAAGTAGAAGTGGAGGACgaggatgatgaaaatgacgatgatgatgctCCCGCAAAAACTAAGACTATTACTGTGGACCAGGATGAAGGTCCCAGACCTAACGTTACCGTAGAGTCATTAGGCAAACTAAGACCAGCATTCAAGAAGGATGGTTCTACACATGCCGGAAATGCATCCCAAGTCTCAGATGGTGCTGCCGTTGTTTTATTAATGCGCAGAAATATGGCCCAGGATTTGAACCTTCCCATTCTTGGCAAGTATATTGCATGTACTACCGTGGGAGTACCTCCAGAGATCATGGGAGTTGGCCCAGCATATGCCATTCCAGCAGTCCTCAAATTGGTCGATTTGCCAAAGGAAAAAGTGACAGTTTATGAGATCAACGAGGCGTTTGCAGGTCAGGCACTTTATTGTATAAATAAGGTTGGTCTTGATAAGAATAAAGTGAACCCGAATGGAGGAGCAATTGCTCTGGGTCATC
This window of the Komagataella phaffii GS115 chromosome 2, complete sequence genome carries:
- a CDS encoding Essential structural subunit of the nuclear pore complex (NPC) → MSKEWSNIPFITLYDAIEGNQAELVASALSELKQDLTNLLLYPPKSDSSRKSLESGKVKFTSGDEYELNKEFIIATVQLSDELNLDELIAAEINYNVSVTDEAQLVNSLFDGGKASFYMRRRFILLIVSYLTNVSDFGSHFVAKELVDNLLKSYEVIERELESIKQLVARTKILNGNIVPRIIQDGVDFRRNFLFKEHQLLGEIIHGVANNNFSTITTDHFKTFVSRISAIEENDVFSLSYIPIVFDYFSHLNELPDSVVEELHSTYLKELEKENVSVTLALVVLVFLIYFVNWCKEKDSGTTKYEFSSSVQNPLLKCIEIGALEKFMAITIILSRVDNSTTFFDFQSLLQNHIPELTAQRLSDDEGSKIEVILEDNFKELLVSILNTFIQDFISNGAFLLTHLRNTEEDILLANEDILEDLDTLAENADLERFYLSVYYLYYDRPNICTQFWLDKDSNAYGFLKWASVCNSPLISSTYCLMLSGLSSGEANSVETFNFLTQQNSQNIVSGPGLNSRISWKTIYEALNYYNKALLENGSNSITPGVFSQNFQESVIPELGEDSVIFIAGYFQLISSIANNSEITKLKLFENDLLKMLFEFLESATQITAPTLLVLRSLIGTNIESRHTIWRAIDNWIFNFPMNRHYLSSTKSFVAKDVFFLSLRTFDEINAFVGLIEALLRPVQTEDTTLLDLTFPFDLGSTTRKNGVWSYLEFFAEELLVNSNKDLLAPKSRIALQTSLLKCFKHCLTFFDNQVIISAQVCGLQNLNSIVKCKDFFKFISNEPGSIVTYYLYEKKVYDVLLDIASLGIDELTVKNESSKEAKLLYLSLEVIDLLLEKEPLYLDEVVPLMKKSNMDLGTRGLSSFYDTFLFRLPVLIHIGLYIGSQHLSIARKSLQILSKISLSPQFSAGSSFSSVVKKNRLLSTFETVDESIRLRNSIIDQLENPNSLALKIEILEFLNNNLSSAESTVSHFFIGFDTRNSLGLGNTQDLGTIASTRSTLKTLVLILVDTLEVLTEGKNIPYNAIRILKLIFDIVLRLLKNSNTSSLITGFLRNDLPFNFFKKICIFEPKIDVQTQWDGLLLDPALSLSNTFICESYGAGALLAFISQRALLLELLSLELHNIASTGSISARKSYVDPLIGSSELNHGFPRILDFLDFLNLNLVNKLDPLDSYYRRFDFDYILKTLKLKTITLDGDERKSIFELNSLNQMVELVHLEEGDKSSSTFEERRNYLVNYFSNSIFYTNFKEQQFRTLHAWVTLVQIIVNEGNLTHAERSNFILEVFQSIVPRINDYIDIDIQYTEELMTLVLLLVDSYEKDRKSFFTNNETSETTNSLIDSSRLYPLFKISIDTILSPLSTGMLRSKAYVLISKFLNYSEINKGVCTEALISIRSHDAKLLSLVCNDSIMGEGEPRITSMLLLDALVKISSRFEKNSLQSNFVMDHMIKTNFFLMLIRSIKRTDEIFGLCFSKKGPTKVPLDVLLYELTAFKTTIYFLIRVAKTKTGAQQLVNGDVFGVIKGCKFLSIDPDLGVELQLVENHDQTVRLRLSLDSPLNVSSAVGDKISYFELLVPVFQLTLAVVISLAGTNQNAVNQVQGVMKHFKTLVVGVLKREVLIEKEASQAPNPENYQGLKQLSLLFTQLNSIL
- a CDS encoding 3-ketoacyl-CoA thiolase with broad chain length specificity; translation: MERLSQLRKHLAGDDPVERLTAKNSDDVVIVAAFRTAVTKGGKGKFKDVNSDVLLQKLIEGLFEQKLPPGFDKSLIEEVTVGNVLNPGAGANEHRAAMLAAGIPSSVPFLAINRQCSSGLMAVNDVANKILVGQIACGLAAGVESMSSNYGPSAMPKVSKSVLKHPEGAKCMIPMGITNENINSKFGISRTAQDEFASNSYQKAEKAVREGQFREEIIPIQVEVEDEDDENDDDDAPAKTKTITVDQDEGPRPNVTVESLGKLRPAFKKDGSTHAGNASQVSDGAAVVLLMRRNMAQDLNLPILGKYIACTTVGVPPEIMGVGPAYAIPAVLKLVDLPKEKVTVYEINEAFAGQALYCINKVGLDKNKVNPNGGAIALGHPLGCTGARQVSTIMRELKPGEIGVTSMCIGTGMGAAAVFARE